In a single window of the uncultured Dysgonomonas sp. genome:
- a CDS encoding class II aldolase/adducin family protein produces the protein MITKEHIAKFIEQAHRVGKERLQLCSSGNLSWRVEGNTALVSGTGSWLPRLAEENVAVCDISTGLRIDGPKPSMESVFHLGVLRERKDMNVVLHFQSEYATIVSCMKNKPENFNVVAEVPCYCGREIPVIPYFRPGSKELADAVTNALKEHDCVLMSKHGQAVCGKDFDDAFQKAVFFEFACGIIVRAGEGNYQTLSDEEIRDLEVYILGKSGK, from the coding sequence ATGATAACAAAAGAACATATTGCAAAATTTATAGAACAAGCTCATCGTGTCGGAAAAGAGCGATTGCAGCTTTGCAGCAGCGGTAATCTTTCGTGGCGTGTAGAAGGAAATACTGCATTGGTATCGGGTACAGGCTCATGGCTTCCACGTCTGGCGGAAGAAAATGTAGCCGTATGCGATATATCGACAGGATTGCGGATAGATGGACCGAAACCCTCTATGGAAAGTGTCTTCCATCTTGGAGTATTACGAGAGCGGAAAGACATGAATGTAGTGCTGCATTTCCAGTCGGAATATGCCACAATCGTTTCATGTATGAAAAACAAGCCCGAGAATTTCAATGTCGTAGCCGAAGTTCCCTGCTACTGCGGCCGTGAAATTCCGGTAATACCCTATTTCCGTCCCGGTTCTAAAGAATTGGCTGATGCTGTGACAAATGCCCTGAAAGAACATGACTGTGTATTGATGAGCAAGCATGGTCAGGCAGTTTGTGGAAAAGATTTCGATGATGCCTTCCAAAAAGCGGTCTTCTTTGAATTTGCATGCGGCATAATTGTACGTGCAGGTGAGGGTAATTATCAGACTTTGAGTGATGAAGAAATTCGTGATCTGGAGGTTTATATCTTAGGAAAATCCGGAAAATAA
- a CDS encoding L-fucose isomerase, with the protein MTTKRFQGQWPKIGIRPTIDGRMGGVRESLETQTMNMAKSVVSLLTSTLKYPDGSPIECIIADSTIGRVAESAACAEKFRKEGVGVTITVTPCWCYGSETMDMEQHTVKAVWGFNGTERPGAVYLAAVLAGHAQKGLPAFGIYGRDVQDAGTTEIPADVKEKLLRFAKAGLAVATMRGKSYLSIGAVCMGIAGSIVNTDFFEDYLGMRCEGVDEVEIIRRMTEGIYDKEEYEKALAWAKANCREGEDTINRADLKKDQNGRDKDWEFIVKMTLIVRDLMIGNPKLKEMGFGEEALGHNAIAAGFQGQRQWTDFYANGDFTEAILNSSFDWTGIRSPYILATENDALNGAVMLFGYLLTNTAQIFADVRTYWSPESVERVTGKKLDGLASGGMIHLINSGAATLDGSGRQNDKDGKPTMKPFWDITEAEAKACLDATTWMPANREYFRGGGFSSKFLTRGGMPCTMVRLNLVKGLGPILQIAEGWTVDLDPAVHKILDERTDKGWPTTWFVPRLTDDPNFKDVYSVMNNWGANHGSISCGHIGADLITLASMLRIPVCMHNVSTDDIYRPSSWNAFGMDKENADYRACLTYGPLYKK; encoded by the coding sequence ATGACAACAAAAAGATTTCAAGGCCAATGGCCGAAAATTGGCATCCGTCCCACTATCGACGGCCGTATGGGTGGTGTACGCGAATCACTCGAAACCCAGACAATGAACATGGCGAAAAGCGTAGTATCTTTATTGACCTCAACGCTGAAATATCCGGATGGTTCTCCTATAGAGTGCATCATTGCGGATTCAACTATCGGACGTGTAGCCGAAAGCGCCGCCTGTGCCGAAAAGTTCCGGAAAGAAGGTGTAGGCGTTACCATTACCGTTACTCCGTGCTGGTGCTATGGCAGTGAAACGATGGATATGGAACAACACACCGTAAAAGCCGTTTGGGGATTCAATGGAACAGAACGCCCCGGAGCGGTATATCTTGCGGCGGTATTAGCCGGACACGCACAAAAAGGATTACCCGCATTCGGCATCTACGGACGCGATGTGCAGGATGCAGGAACAACGGAAATCCCTGCCGATGTGAAAGAAAAACTGCTCCGTTTTGCAAAAGCCGGTCTGGCTGTGGCTACCATGCGAGGAAAATCATACTTATCTATTGGAGCCGTTTGTATGGGTATCGCAGGCTCTATCGTAAATACCGATTTCTTCGAAGATTACTTAGGCATGCGCTGCGAAGGTGTCGACGAAGTGGAAATCATCCGCCGTATGACCGAAGGCATATACGATAAAGAAGAATATGAAAAAGCGCTGGCTTGGGCTAAAGCGAATTGCAGGGAAGGCGAAGATACTATCAACCGGGCAGACCTAAAAAAAGATCAGAACGGAAGAGATAAAGACTGGGAGTTCATCGTGAAGATGACATTGATAGTCCGCGACCTGATGATAGGCAATCCGAAACTGAAAGAAATGGGATTCGGCGAAGAGGCTTTGGGACACAACGCTATTGCCGCGGGATTCCAAGGACAACGCCAATGGACGGATTTTTATGCAAACGGTGATTTTACCGAAGCAATTCTGAATTCATCTTTCGACTGGACTGGCATCCGCTCTCCTTATATACTAGCTACCGAAAATGATGCACTGAACGGAGCGGTTATGTTATTCGGCTATTTACTTACCAATACAGCACAGATATTTGCAGACGTACGTACATACTGGAGTCCCGAATCTGTGGAACGTGTAACAGGTAAGAAATTAGATGGTCTGGCTTCCGGAGGAATGATCCACCTGATTAATTCAGGCGCTGCAACCCTAGACGGCAGTGGCCGTCAGAACGACAAGGATGGAAAGCCTACGATGAAGCCATTCTGGGATATTACAGAAGCGGAAGCAAAAGCCTGTCTGGACGCGACAACATGGATGCCGGCCAACCGTGAATATTTCAGGGGAGGTGGCTTTTCTTCCAAATTTCTGACACGTGGAGGAATGCCTTGTACAATGGTTCGCCTGAATCTGGTAAAGGGTCTGGGCCCTATATTGCAAATCGCCGAAGGATGGACAGTAGATCTGGACCCGGCAGTGCACAAGATATTAGATGAACGCACCGATAAGGGCTGGCCTACAACATGGTTTGTCCCTCGCCTGACAGACGATCCTAACTTCAAAGATGTATATTCGGTAATGAATAACTGGGGGGCTAACCATGGTTCTATCAGCTGCGGGCATATCGGAGCTGATCTGATTACACTGGCTTCTATGCTTCGCATTCCTGTATGTATGCATAACGTAAGCACTGATGATATTTACCGTCCGTCTTCATGGAACGCATTCGGTATGGATAAAGAAAATGCCGATTACCGGGCATGCCTGACATACGGGCCTCTTTATAAGAAATAA
- a CDS encoding two-component regulator propeller domain-containing protein, which yields MMLRKKLFLLIFLGVSLPSFTMPPVIEKMGIEKGLSDNYILCVAQDKNGCMWFGTEWGLNKFDGYVFKNYKTHSLNNNTVSSNGINKILADKDENIIWIATKSGGLNVFDCSTQQFNHYPVSSDEPNSTKSNGITDLCFSEGGNIWIATYNNGLKKLDKKSNTITHLNSLNLPQLKDYKIKCIADDMNGNLYIGHWGEGFSILSTKNNTIKFFEHNPDDPHSLPGNEVLDMCIDSRGRIWLATHKGLALYNPGSEKFTIFKHNKENPFSLSSDDIHSICEVNNSLWIGTWRGGVSILDLSTKNLSSPEDVHFDHIRPSDSQTGLSSSSIVEIFGDSYGNVWMGTYGEGLNIIKHIEPYFNTLSYSPIRGDDNGLSDKIVSCISYDPLNQLWVGTANGNVDVYKGGNKVQHYSKANNKLPGNDIISSLADGKGNIWLGVDRNGLMRLNKHKNIFEKIKLTEKGELYQYITCIYEDKSHNIWIGTHDGLLRYNPATNEIKEQNLQKAELPYGLITSIFQDVNGNYWIGSRIYGLSLTTPEFDLIRKFSLESDFISNNINYIYQDSDNRIWIATADGLATFPSVASKKYDFDVLGQSNGIPDNNIRAIVEGKKGEMWITTNAGITKFSVKDKHIENYDFHDGIPWGTFINAAVAKAPDGTVFFGSQNGICYFNSNINPGNYKIPPVVITNFSIYDTEGIQSNNTIDMPISPGAKLKYDQNTFTIDFSIMDYALKDRIEYAYFLEGVDNAWYETKGQNQVTFRNISPGKYIFHIKSRIRNQEWSTNITSLKVEIDPPFWFSWWAKTLYSLILISIITGIIWFYKRRLFLENQLYLEKQNHLQEQELNDEKLRFYTNITHELKTPLTLIIGPLGDLTEDKLMPGQAKKISLIHKSAIRLSNLINQIMEFSKSETHNRILSVSFGNISGLIQEIILKYKELNQNKDISVNMFLEADPLLYYDSEVITIILDNIISNALKYTKEGYVSVILREVSSEEIRYMEIEVCDTGYGMPKEVLDKIFDRYYQVKGEYQASGTGIGLALVQNMVKLHEGSISVESKINKGTSFYFRLKIDNDYPDALHDVKEELIIEKKSDFAPLLLVIEDNEDIKDYISDSLSDSFEIITAKDGKEGLKLAIEKIPDIIISDIMMPVMTGTELCRTLKEDMRTSHIPIILLTAKDSEKDKTEGYLAGADSYITKPFSANLLKTRAINLLQGREKVAKYFSTDTYKKVVSSNSLNQLDNEFVEKTISIIEDNMQSEQINVTFLAEQVHMSYSSFSRKMKALTGMTVNELVRKIKMQHAEQLLLSRKYTVSEVVFLVGYNSMAYFREAFKSEFGVLPSNYLKDLGKINEDSNEN from the coding sequence ATGATGCTAAGAAAGAAATTGTTCCTGCTTATTTTTTTAGGGGTTTCTCTCCCCTCCTTTACTATGCCGCCTGTAATCGAAAAGATGGGAATAGAAAAAGGCCTGTCTGATAATTATATTCTCTGTGTAGCTCAGGATAAAAATGGTTGTATGTGGTTTGGTACCGAGTGGGGCCTGAATAAGTTCGATGGCTACGTTTTCAAAAACTACAAAACTCATTCTTTGAATAATAATACAGTAAGCAGCAATGGTATAAACAAGATATTAGCCGACAAGGATGAGAATATTATATGGATTGCTACTAAATCGGGAGGACTAAACGTTTTCGACTGCTCCACCCAACAATTCAATCATTATCCGGTAAGCTCAGACGAACCCAACAGCACAAAATCAAATGGAATAACAGACCTCTGTTTTTCGGAAGGCGGCAATATATGGATTGCCACTTATAACAACGGATTAAAAAAGCTGGACAAGAAGAGTAATACAATTACTCACCTGAATTCATTGAATTTACCACAGCTAAAAGATTACAAGATAAAATGTATAGCCGATGATATGAACGGCAACCTGTATATAGGCCATTGGGGTGAAGGTTTCAGCATTTTATCGACTAAAAACAACACAATAAAATTTTTCGAACACAATCCCGATGATCCCCATAGTTTACCGGGAAATGAGGTACTGGATATGTGTATCGATTCCAGAGGCCGCATATGGCTTGCTACACACAAGGGGCTGGCCTTATATAATCCCGGCAGCGAAAAATTCACCATATTCAAACATAATAAGGAAAATCCATTTAGTCTTTCCAGCGACGATATCCATTCTATTTGTGAGGTAAACAATTCCCTATGGATAGGAACATGGAGAGGCGGGGTTAGTATCCTTGATCTAAGTACAAAAAATTTATCTTCTCCTGAAGATGTTCACTTCGACCATATTAGGCCCAGTGATTCACAAACAGGGTTATCATCATCGTCTATCGTTGAAATTTTCGGGGATTCTTACGGGAATGTCTGGATGGGAACTTATGGCGAAGGTCTTAACATAATTAAGCATATAGAGCCCTATTTCAATACACTATCTTATTCACCAATAAGGGGTGATGATAACGGGCTGAGTGATAAAATAGTGTCATGCATCAGTTATGATCCTCTGAACCAGCTTTGGGTAGGTACGGCAAACGGAAATGTCGATGTTTATAAAGGGGGAAATAAGGTGCAACATTATAGTAAAGCCAATAACAAACTACCCGGTAACGATATCATTTCATCTTTAGCCGATGGCAAAGGAAACATTTGGCTCGGAGTAGACAGGAACGGCCTTATGCGACTTAATAAACATAAGAATATATTTGAAAAAATAAAATTAACAGAAAAAGGTGAACTATATCAATACATTACCTGTATATATGAAGACAAGTCTCATAATATATGGATAGGTACACATGACGGGCTTTTGCGATACAATCCGGCCACTAATGAGATTAAAGAGCAAAACCTGCAAAAAGCCGAATTACCATACGGACTTATCACCTCTATATTTCAGGATGTTAATGGCAATTATTGGATAGGAAGCCGTATCTATGGATTAAGTCTCACTACTCCCGAATTTGATTTGATCCGGAAATTTAGCCTTGAGAGCGACTTTATTTCTAATAATATAAATTATATATACCAGGACTCTGATAACAGGATATGGATAGCGACAGCCGATGGGCTAGCAACCTTCCCCTCTGTTGCTTCAAAAAAATATGACTTTGATGTTTTAGGTCAAAGTAACGGTATTCCCGATAATAATATACGTGCTATAGTAGAAGGAAAGAAAGGGGAGATGTGGATAACAACAAATGCCGGAATCACTAAATTTTCGGTAAAAGATAAGCACATCGAAAATTATGATTTCCATGATGGTATACCATGGGGAACCTTTATCAATGCAGCAGTGGCTAAAGCCCCGGATGGAACGGTCTTCTTTGGTTCTCAGAATGGGATATGTTACTTTAATTCCAACATAAATCCCGGAAACTACAAGATACCTCCGGTTGTCATCACCAATTTTAGTATCTATGACACGGAGGGCATTCAGTCCAACAATACGATCGATATGCCCATAAGCCCTGGAGCAAAACTAAAATACGATCAGAATACCTTTACCATTGATTTCAGTATCATGGACTACGCCCTGAAAGACCGCATAGAATATGCTTACTTTCTCGAAGGTGTAGATAATGCCTGGTACGAAACAAAAGGTCAGAATCAGGTTACTTTTCGTAATATTTCCCCGGGGAAGTATATATTTCATATCAAATCGAGAATACGGAACCAGGAATGGTCAACCAATATAACGAGTCTAAAAGTAGAAATCGATCCCCCTTTCTGGTTCTCATGGTGGGCCAAAACTCTTTACTCGCTTATTCTAATCTCTATCATTACAGGTATTATATGGTTCTATAAGCGAAGATTATTTTTGGAAAACCAACTCTATCTCGAAAAGCAAAATCATTTGCAGGAGCAGGAATTAAATGACGAAAAGCTACGTTTCTATACAAATATAACACATGAATTAAAAACCCCTTTAACCCTTATCATAGGGCCTTTAGGAGACCTCACAGAGGATAAACTAATGCCCGGACAGGCAAAAAAAATATCACTTATCCACAAGAGCGCAATACGTTTGTCTAATCTGATCAATCAGATTATGGAATTTAGTAAAAGTGAAACGCATAACAGAATATTGTCCGTTTCGTTCGGAAACATATCAGGTCTTATACAGGAAATAATTCTTAAGTATAAAGAGTTGAATCAAAATAAGGATATCTCGGTCAATATGTTTCTTGAAGCAGATCCACTACTCTATTACGACAGCGAAGTGATAACGATTATTTTGGACAATATCATATCCAATGCTCTGAAATACACAAAGGAAGGCTATGTATCTGTCATACTTCGCGAAGTTTCTTCCGAAGAAATAAGATACATGGAAATTGAAGTATGCGATACAGGATATGGTATGCCAAAGGAAGTCCTGGATAAAATTTTTGATCGGTATTATCAGGTCAAAGGAGAATACCAGGCCTCCGGTACAGGCATAGGACTGGCTTTAGTGCAAAATATGGTAAAACTGCATGAAGGCTCTATCAGCGTAGAAAGTAAAATAAACAAAGGCACTTCTTTCTATTTCAGGCTCAAGATAGACAACGATTATCCTGATGCTTTACATGATGTAAAAGAAGAACTCATCATTGAAAAGAAAAGTGATTTTGCCCCTTTGCTTTTAGTAATTGAAGACAATGAAGATATAAAAGACTATATCTCTGATTCATTATCTGATTCTTTCGAGATTATTACAGCCAAAGATGGAAAAGAAGGACTAAAGCTGGCAATAGAAAAAATTCCTGATATTATTATCAGTGATATAATGATGCCTGTAATGACCGGAACGGAACTATGCCGTACATTGAAGGAAGATATGCGGACCAGTCACATTCCGATTATTTTACTGACCGCCAAAGATTCGGAGAAAGATAAAACTGAGGGCTATTTGGCTGGAGCCGACTCTTATATAACAAAACCGTTCAGTGCAAATCTGCTAAAAACCAGAGCAATCAATTTACTGCAAGGAAGAGAAAAAGTTGCCAAATATTTCTCAACAGATACCTACAAGAAAGTGGTATCTTCAAATTCGCTTAATCAACTGGACAATGAATTTGTTGAAAAAACGATTTCTATTATTGAAGACAATATGCAATCCGAACAGATAAATGTGACCTTCCTTGCAGAACAAGTACATATGAGCTATTCCTCTTTCTCACGCAAAATGAAAGCTCTTACCGGAATGACCGTAAATGAACTGGTACGGAAGATAAAAATGCAGCATGCCGAACAGTTGCTTCTATCACGCAAGTACACAGTTTCAGAAGTGGTTTTTCTGGTAGGATACAACAGTATGGCCTACTTCCGGGAGGCCTTCAAGTCCGAATTCGGGGTTCTGCCGTCTAATTATCTTAAGGATTTGGGAAAAATAAACGAGGATTCAAACGAGAATTAA
- a CDS encoding L-rhamnose mutarotase — translation MMKDLKEGYKKEPAGATKHFCQFLKLNPDTLEQYKYWHNSHNIWKEIPQGIRKVGILDMEIYVINDIAFMLIETAPDFDWDVSFGKLATYERQSEWEEFVSQFQIAGEGQRSEEKWQLVERIFSLTDALT, via the coding sequence ATGATGAAAGACCTGAAAGAAGGGTATAAAAAAGAACCGGCAGGGGCGACAAAACACTTCTGCCAGTTCCTGAAACTAAACCCGGATACCTTAGAACAATATAAATATTGGCACAACAGCCATAATATCTGGAAGGAAATTCCTCAAGGCATTCGCAAGGTAGGCATTCTGGATATGGAGATATATGTGATAAATGATATAGCCTTCATGCTAATAGAGACAGCTCCCGATTTCGACTGGGATGTTTCTTTCGGTAAACTGGCTACATACGAAAGGCAGTCCGAATGGGAAGAATTTGTATCTCAATTTCAGATAGCCGGAGAGGGGCAGCGTTCGGAAGAGAAATGGCAACTTGTAGAACGTATATTTTCCCTTACCGACGCATTGACGTGA
- a CDS encoding rhamnulokinase family protein, whose translation MAYLALDLGAGSGRAIVGFIENGKIRLDEVHRFSNPPISLGNTLYWDFLSLFSNIKEGIRLAAKKGYTLKGIAVDTWGVDFGLIDKLGHLLSNPVCYRDRRTEGISAIASVSISTEELYAITGIQQMEINSVFQLLSLKQKEDPVLSIADKLLFTPDLINYFLTGIVCNEYTIASTSQLLDAQTRLWSKVILDKLDLPYRLMENIIYPCNLIGKLRNEIAEETGADGINVFSVGSHDTASAIAAIPANGKDWAFLSSGTWSLLGVTTDKPVLTEEARKNNFTNEGGVDDKILFMRNITGLWLLQRLIDEWEKANEECNYEYLFAECNKAEPFRSIVDSDNPVFTHPASMEKAIREYCQRTNQPIPVSKGELVRCVLESLAVKYYSVMDKLQECTGLEIKYIFVVGGGSRNELLNQYIADALNMEVITGLTEATAVGNIIQQAIADKQIQDLEEGHKIIKNSFEQKIYYPENTKRWTDAIAKIKHLFL comes from the coding sequence ATGGCATATCTGGCTTTAGACCTCGGGGCAGGAAGCGGCAGGGCGATTGTCGGCTTCATTGAAAACGGGAAAATCCGGCTGGATGAAGTCCATCGCTTTAGCAATCCTCCCATTTCGTTAGGCAATACGCTCTATTGGGATTTCCTGTCGTTGTTCTCGAATATAAAAGAGGGTATCCGTTTAGCCGCAAAAAAAGGCTATACACTGAAAGGCATTGCAGTAGATACCTGGGGTGTCGATTTCGGGCTGATAGACAAATTGGGACATTTACTATCCAATCCTGTTTGCTATCGTGATCGCCGTACCGAAGGTATATCTGCCATAGCATCCGTATCTATCTCTACTGAAGAACTGTATGCAATTACAGGAATTCAGCAGATGGAAATAAATTCCGTTTTCCAACTTTTAAGTCTTAAACAAAAAGAAGACCCGGTATTATCAATCGCCGATAAATTGTTGTTTACTCCCGATCTTATAAACTATTTCCTTACGGGAATTGTCTGTAATGAATATACTATAGCTTCTACATCCCAATTATTAGACGCGCAGACACGGCTCTGGAGCAAAGTTATCCTTGATAAGCTGGATTTACCATATCGATTGATGGAAAATATCATCTACCCCTGCAATCTTATTGGTAAACTAAGGAATGAAATTGCAGAAGAAACAGGAGCTGATGGTATCAATGTGTTTTCTGTTGGCTCGCACGATACAGCCAGTGCTATTGCCGCCATTCCGGCAAATGGTAAAGACTGGGCATTTCTGAGTTCGGGTACATGGTCGCTGTTGGGTGTAACAACAGACAAACCTGTTCTTACAGAAGAAGCCCGAAAAAATAATTTTACAAATGAGGGCGGTGTAGATGATAAGATTCTCTTTATGCGAAACATTACAGGGCTTTGGCTTTTGCAAAGACTGATTGACGAATGGGAGAAAGCAAACGAAGAATGCAATTATGAGTACCTTTTCGCAGAGTGTAATAAGGCAGAACCTTTTCGCAGTATTGTAGACAGCGATAACCCGGTATTTACCCATCCCGCTTCTATGGAAAAAGCCATTCGGGAATATTGCCAACGCACCAATCAACCGATCCCCGTATCGAAAGGAGAATTAGTTCGTTGTGTATTGGAATCTCTTGCCGTTAAGTATTATTCTGTAATGGACAAGTTGCAGGAATGCACAGGTCTGGAAATAAAATATATCTTTGTGGTGGGTGGCGGAAGCCGCAATGAGTTGCTGAACCAATATATAGCCGACGCATTGAATATGGAGGTGATAACAGGCCTTACTGAAGCAACGGCAGTGGGTAATATTATTCAGCAGGCAATAGCCGACAAACAAATACAGGACTTAGAAGAAGGACACAAGATTATAAAAAACAGCTTTGAACAAAAAATATATTATCCCGAAAACACAAAAAGATGGACTGATGCAATAGCTAAAATAAAACATCTGTTCCTATAA
- a CDS encoding AraC family transcriptional regulator: protein MYTIADNFDFILLNIGYSELNANWNWKNIYSPFARIYYVKGGEARTKIGGKLYTLKPDHIYLTPPFTLHNDECDGYFSLYYIHFYERVMNKESVFDKYDFPIGIKAESLDFLLTERLLKINPERHLRNLDPELYDNFPNFSQYIADNNKIPRHSIIETQGILYQLMAKFFETAKVKSDNRDSRIISGLKYIHENTDKDISIDQLAAIACITKDHFIRLFRKEMKCTPLKYINLKKIEKAQLLLLTTGISIRDIALELAIDNISYFNRMFKQHVGQTPSEYRSEYNKQRVFGNIGD from the coding sequence ATGTATACTATTGCCGATAACTTTGATTTTATTCTTCTGAACATTGGCTACTCGGAGCTCAATGCAAACTGGAACTGGAAAAATATCTATAGTCCTTTCGCCAGAATATATTATGTGAAAGGAGGAGAGGCACGTACAAAGATTGGTGGTAAACTATATACACTAAAGCCCGATCATATCTACCTGACACCGCCTTTTACTCTGCACAATGATGAATGTGACGGCTATTTTTCGCTATACTACATCCATTTCTATGAAAGAGTGATGAATAAGGAATCTGTATTTGACAAATATGATTTCCCAATAGGGATAAAAGCTGAATCATTGGATTTTTTGCTGACAGAGAGACTGCTAAAGATTAATCCTGAACGCCATTTAAGAAATTTAGATCCGGAGTTATACGACAATTTTCCGAATTTTTCACAATATATAGCCGATAACAATAAGATACCCCGTCATTCCATCATCGAAACGCAAGGTATATTATATCAGCTGATGGCTAAGTTTTTTGAAACGGCTAAAGTTAAATCGGATAATAGAGATAGCCGGATAATCAGCGGATTGAAATATATTCATGAAAATACAGATAAAGATATATCTATAGACCAGCTGGCAGCGATAGCCTGTATAACCAAAGACCATTTTATCAGGTTATTCAGAAAAGAAATGAAATGTACGCCATTGAAGTATATAAATCTGAAAAAGATAGAAAAGGCTCAATTGCTGTTACTTACTACCGGTATTTCTATAAGGGATATTGCTCTCGAATTGGCGATAGATAACATTTCATATTTCAACCGGATGTTTAAACAGCATGTCGGCCAAACCCCTTCAGAATACAGAAGTGAGTATAATAAACAACGGGTCTTCGGAAATATCGGAGATTAA
- a CDS encoding MGMT family protein, protein MSKLDKEDFTKAVYEIVRMIPYGRATSYGAIAKAISHPNMSRMVGRVMGECNSAKSGIPAHRVVNSSGVLSAKEAFGSSGEMQTLLEAEGVIVANDRIKNWKSVFWNPMKEINL, encoded by the coding sequence ATGTCTAAACTCGATAAAGAAGATTTTACTAAAGCCGTCTATGAAATTGTAAGAATGATACCTTACGGGCGGGCAACCAGTTATGGAGCGATAGCTAAAGCTATCAGTCATCCCAACATGTCGAGGATGGTCGGGCGTGTTATGGGCGAATGTAATTCGGCTAAAAGCGGTATTCCTGCCCACCGTGTAGTCAATAGCAGCGGGGTATTATCGGCCAAGGAAGCATTCGGCAGTTCCGGAGAAATGCAGACGCTGCTCGAAGCCGAAGGAGTTATTGTAGCAAACGACAGGATAAAGAACTGGAAATCCGTATTCTGGAACCCGATGAAAGAGATAAACCTTTAA
- a CDS encoding sugar MFS transporter: MQNNLKSNSMFKGKDGQNYLFPFILVTSLFFLWGFAHALLDVLNAHFQEILQISKARSALVQFALYGGYFVMGIPAGLIIKKYGYKKGIVFGLLVFAIGAFLFYPATLIKTFLPFLIALFVIACGLTCLETAANPYTTVLGPAESGARRINLAQSFNGLGWILGPLVGGLLIFSDKGDPFAALATPYIGIGVVVLLIAVLFIRTPLPQIAAGETETSDNTATTDTKSRYRDLLKHPLFIFAVIAQFFYVAGQTGIGSFFINYVIEVRPDISHLEASQILAFGGMGMFMIGRISGSYMMKFFNPKKLLAIYSVMNVLLMIVVVMGLGMVSVVCLFASYFFMSIMYPTIFAIGISGLKENTEKGSSLIVMAVAGGAVIPMLMGRIADLYSMATGFIIPLICFAVIFVFGMNKLKN; encoded by the coding sequence ATGCAAAATAACTTGAAAAGTAATTCCATGTTCAAGGGGAAGGATGGCCAGAACTATCTGTTTCCGTTTATACTTGTCACCAGCCTGTTTTTCCTGTGGGGATTCGCTCATGCCTTACTGGATGTTCTTAATGCCCACTTTCAGGAAATATTGCAAATCTCCAAGGCTCGCTCTGCATTAGTACAGTTTGCCCTGTACGGCGGTTATTTTGTGATGGGTATCCCCGCCGGATTAATAATAAAAAAATATGGATATAAGAAAGGAATTGTTTTCGGTTTATTGGTCTTCGCAATCGGAGCATTTCTTTTTTATCCGGCAACATTGATCAAGACATTCCTGCCTTTTCTGATAGCACTGTTTGTCATTGCCTGCGGACTGACCTGCCTCGAAACGGCAGCCAATCCTTACACAACGGTTTTAGGCCCTGCCGAATCGGGGGCAAGGCGCATCAATCTGGCTCAATCCTTTAATGGTCTGGGTTGGATATTAGGCCCTCTGGTGGGAGGATTGCTTATCTTTTCGGATAAAGGTGATCCTTTCGCAGCATTGGCTACGCCTTATATTGGTATCGGGGTGGTTGTACTGCTTATCGCTGTATTGTTTATACGCACTCCTTTACCACAGATAGCAGCAGGAGAAACGGAAACGTCTGATAATACGGCAACAACAGATACCAAAAGCCGTTACAGAGACCTGTTGAAGCATCCTCTTTTTATATTTGCAGTCATAGCGCAGTTCTTTTATGTGGCCGGACAGACAGGCATAGGCAGTTTCTTTATCAATTATGTAATTGAGGTACGTCCCGACATTTCGCATCTGGAGGCTTCCCAAATACTTGCATTCGGCGGTATGGGTATGTTTATGATTGGCCGTATATCGGGAAGTTATATGATGAAATTTTTTAATCCTAAGAAATTGCTGGCAATATATTCTGTAATGAATGTCTTATTGATGATTGTTGTGGTTATGGGATTGGGTATGGTATCGGTGGTATGCCTCTTTGCTTCATATTTCTTTATGTCTATCATGTACCCTACGATATTTGCGATAGGTATAAGCGGATTGAAAGAAAATACAGAGAAGGGTTCTTCCCTTATCGTTATGGCTGTAGCCGGAGGTGCTGTTATCCCTATGCTGATGGGACGTATCGCCGATCTGTACTCTATGGCTACCGGATTTATCATACCACTGATCTGCTTTGCTGTGATATTCGTTTTCGGAATGAATAAATTGAAGAATTAA